From the Pseudomonadota bacterium genome, one window contains:
- a CDS encoding glycosyltransferase family A protein, with translation MLDYDPSPLISIIIPTYNYGEYLPVALESCLQQTYKNLEIIVVDDGSTDNTREIIERYGDRIVYIFQENAGVSAARNRGIESATGDFIGFLDADDYFIEDAIRTRLDILLKNTHLGAVITETYSKKGRDGSLSCQPGFKSDRSSGTFYEDLILGRLPFATCVVLTKGTIAKQFRFPVDLSNGEDVVYFCKIFFSTTVYYTQRPTAVTLWHEDSLRHNIEELKRQDTALVRAILNDPFYGGALEYLRKDFVSRRCLELFRKLYLAGEKGVARTYFIKAIAAKPSSILKIDYLVKFIKSLI, from the coding sequence CCTGTTTACAGCAAACTTATAAGAACCTTGAAATCATTGTTGTTGATGATGGCTCTACAGATAATACAAGAGAGATCATCGAACGATACGGGGACAGGATTGTTTACATTTTTCAGGAGAATGCCGGGGTATCTGCGGCACGGAACAGGGGGATTGAATCTGCCACAGGCGATTTTATCGGGTTTCTTGATGCCGACGATTATTTCATTGAAGATGCCATCAGAACAAGGCTGGACATCCTTTTGAAAAACACACATCTTGGTGCAGTGATTACAGAAACGTACTCAAAAAAGGGAAGGGATGGGTCCCTGTCATGTCAGCCTGGATTCAAAAGCGATAGAAGCTCGGGCACATTCTATGAAGACCTTATCCTTGGCCGGCTCCCCTTTGCAACATGTGTGGTGTTGACTAAGGGCACTATTGCAAAACAGTTCAGATTCCCTGTTGATCTATCAAACGGCGAGGATGTTGTCTATTTTTGCAAGATATTTTTTTCCACAACAGTATATTATACGCAAAGACCAACTGCTGTTACGCTCTGGCATGAAGACAGCCTCAGACACAATATCGAAGAATTGAAAAGACAGGATACTGCCCTTGTAAGGGCAATCCTGAATGATCCGTTTTATGGAGGGGCGCTTGAATATCTCCGCAAGGATTTTGTATCGCGAAGATGTTTGGAACTCTTCAGAAAATTGTATTTAGCCGGAGAAAAAGGGGTTGCAAGAACATACTTTATAAAGGCCATCGCCGCGAAGCCTTCCAGCATTTTAAAGATAGACTACCTCGTTAAATTCATAAAATCATTGATCTGA